Proteins from a single region of Lysinibacillus sp. JNUCC-52:
- a CDS encoding ABC transporter permease, whose translation MSKLSTSAKVYLAIVFIVLYAPIFYLVFYSFNSGDSMNNFQSFTLDHYKAVFEDSRLIVILINTVIVALLSALISTIIGTLGAIGIVTVKDSKMRNTLLSLNNVLIVSPDVIIGASFLILFTMVGIKLGFASVLLAHVAFSVPIVVLMVLPKLLEMNKSLIDAALDLGATKKDVMMRVILPYIQPGIFAGFFLALTYSLDDFAVTFFVTGNGFSTLSVEIYSMARAGISLTVNAISGLVFFVTILVVVGYYFFTSRTNKRTEGQR comes from the coding sequence ATGAGCAAACTTTCAACATCTGCAAAAGTGTATTTAGCGATCGTTTTTATCGTCCTGTATGCACCTATTTTTTACTTAGTCTTTTACTCATTCAATAGTGGGGATTCCATGAATAACTTTCAATCCTTTACATTGGACCATTACAAGGCAGTTTTCGAAGATTCAAGGCTAATCGTTATTTTAATTAATACGGTAATCGTGGCACTGCTTTCTGCCCTAATTTCCACAATTATTGGCACATTAGGAGCAATCGGTATTGTCACAGTAAAAGATTCAAAAATGCGCAATACCCTACTTTCCTTAAATAATGTGTTAATCGTTAGTCCAGATGTAATTATTGGTGCAAGCTTTTTAATATTATTTACAATGGTTGGCATTAAACTAGGCTTTGCTTCGGTATTATTAGCCCATGTAGCGTTTAGTGTTCCTATTGTTGTACTTATGGTTTTACCGAAGTTGCTTGAGATGAATAAGTCGTTAATTGATGCAGCTTTAGATCTTGGTGCTACAAAAAAAGATGTGATGATGCGCGTTATTTTACCGTATATTCAGCCTGGTATTTTTGCAGGTTTCTTTCTCGCTTTAACTTATTCATTGGATGATTTTGCCGTAACATTTTTCGTAACAGGAAATGGCTTTAGTACATTATCTGTTGAAATTTACTCGATGGCACGTGCAGGTATTTCGTTAACGGTTAACGCAATTTCTGGTTTAGTATTCTTCGTAACGATATTAGTTGTAGTTGGCTACTATTTCTTTACAAGCCGTACAAATAAAAGAACGGAGGGACAACGATGA
- a CDS encoding ABC transporter substrate-binding protein, whose translation MKNLIQATIAILVVSALLMYAADAMSANGGKSGKDTLTIFNWGEYIDPDLLKQFEKETGIHVIYETFDSNEAMMTKIKQGGTAYDIAVPSEYMIEKMKEENLLLPLDKTKIPNFKNIDPYFLDLPFDDNNEYSVPYFWGTVGIVYNPDLVGDLDFSSWEDLWDPSLKRKVFLVDGAREVIGMGLNSLGHSLNSLNNQELRQATNKLITLAPNVKAIIGDEITPLMINNEAAVALTWSGQAADMLFENEDLDFAVPEEGSNLWFDNMVIPKTSKNVDGAHAFINFMLNAESGAQNADYVGYSTPNIAATKLMDKEVVADERFYPSEEQRKTLEVYKNLGPDYLGKYNELFLEFKMSIR comes from the coding sequence ATGAAAAATTTAATTCAAGCAACCATTGCCATTCTTGTCGTGTCCGCCCTTTTAATGTACGCTGCTGACGCAATGAGTGCGAACGGTGGTAAAAGTGGTAAAGATACATTAACTATTTTTAACTGGGGAGAATATATCGACCCTGATTTGCTAAAGCAATTCGAAAAAGAAACGGGTATCCATGTTATTTACGAAACATTTGACTCAAATGAGGCTATGATGACGAAAATTAAACAAGGTGGTACGGCTTACGATATTGCCGTGCCGTCTGAATACATGATTGAAAAAATGAAGGAGGAAAACCTACTCCTTCCTTTAGATAAAACGAAAATACCTAATTTTAAAAATATCGATCCGTATTTTCTCGATTTACCATTTGATGATAACAATGAATACTCTGTTCCTTATTTCTGGGGCACAGTAGGTATTGTTTATAATCCAGATTTAGTCGGTGACTTAGATTTCTCTTCTTGGGAAGATTTATGGGATCCCTCGTTAAAACGTAAAGTCTTTTTAGTAGACGGTGCACGTGAAGTTATTGGCATGGGCTTAAATAGTCTTGGTCATTCTCTTAACTCGTTAAATAATCAAGAATTACGTCAAGCTACAAATAAGCTAATTACACTCGCTCCAAATGTGAAAGCAATCATCGGTGATGAAATTACACCTTTGATGATTAATAATGAAGCGGCTGTCGCCCTCACTTGGTCTGGTCAAGCAGCAGATATGTTATTCGAAAATGAAGATTTAGACTTCGCTGTTCCAGAGGAAGGCTCGAACTTGTGGTTTGACAATATGGTTATCCCAAAAACTTCGAAAAATGTTGATGGTGCACATGCTTTTATTAACTTTATGTTAAATGCGGAATCTGGTGCTCAAAATGCGGATTATGTAGGCTACTCTACTCCTAATATTGCAGCGACAAAATTAATGGATAAAGAAGTTGTAGCTGATGAGCGCTTCTACCCTTCCGAGGAGCAACGTAAAACATTAGAAGTATATAAAAACCTTGGTCCAGATTATTTAGGAAAATATAATGAATTGTTTTTAGAATTTAAAATGAGTATTCGATAA